Proteins from a single region of Theobroma cacao cultivar B97-61/B2 chromosome 10, Criollo_cocoa_genome_V2, whole genome shotgun sequence:
- the LOC108663711 gene encoding uncharacterized protein LOC108663711, whose amino-acid sequence MSRRGGSLDTSHNDNEGSLDSTARSKWHPDIGDSKGGPSRIPNNRISLNLAEWVHNKGSFESRENFESESSSNTPKIEQDFLLKQSEEYHREHTRKAIARGDIRLRKGVNVVRHFPLGCGRNAAPISDEERKRIQQDWIEEQKRKSQEEEDPLMCPDQDNEEPKDV is encoded by the coding sequence atgtctagaagaggTGGTAGTCTCGATACCTCTCATAATGATAACGAGGGATCTCTAGATTCTACGGCTAGAAGCAAATGGCACCCTGATATAGGTGATTCAAAAGGTGGTCCATCCCGAATTCCTAATAACAGAATTTCTCTGAACTTAGCAGAATGGGTTCATAATAAGGGGAGCTTCGAGAGTAgagagaattttgaaagtgagagTAGCTCCAATACACCGAAAATTGAACAAgatttccttttgaaacaATCCGAAGAGTACCATAGAGAACATACGAGGAAGGCAATTGCAAGGGGAGATATTCGTCTTAGGAAGGGGGTGAACGTTGTACGACATTTTCCTCTCggttgtggaagaaatgctgcACCGATAAGTGATGAGGAACGTAAGAGAATACAACAAGACTGGATTGaagaacaaaagagaaaatctCAGGAGGAAGAGGATCCATTAATGTGCCCGGATCAAGACAATGAGGAACCTAAAGATGTTTAA